In Nocardioides luti, the DNA window GCACCCGGCCGTGCTCCTGGGGGGCGGGAGTGACGTCGGAGGGCGAGGCGCCGGGCCAGCGACCGGTCAGGGCGGCGTACAGCAGCCCGCCCAGGTCGCTGACGTCGGTGCTCGGGCGGCCGGCGGGCAGCCCGCGGAGGGCGGCGTCGACGGAGAAGCCGATCACCCGGATCGCGCCGTTGCGGTCGACGAGCACGTTCTCGGGGACGAGCCGCCCGTGGGCGACGCCCGCGTCGTGCGCCACCGCGATCGACGCCGCGACCTCGGAGACCAGCCAGGCGGCCCGGCGGGCGCCGAGCGGCCCCTCGTCGACCAGCATGATGTCGAGGGAGCGGCCCGAGCCCCACTCGTTGACCACGAAGCAGAGCCCGTCGACCTGGTCGGCGTCCAGGACGCGCAGCAGCCGGCGGTCCAGGATCGTCGCGGAGCGGCGGGCGGCCTCGAGCAGCCCGGGCGCGCGCTCGTCGTCCGCACCGATCACGTGCAGGGCGACGTGCCGCTCCAGGACCCCGTCGTGGGCCCGCCAGAAGCGGCCGCCCTCGCTCTCGGTGAGGAGGTCCACCAGGCGGTAGCGGTCGGCGAGGACGTCTCCGGGCCGGATGGAGTTCGGCACGCCTCTCCCCTCTGGATCCGCTGCGGCGTCGGGTCTCGCTGGTGGTCGGACGGGTGGTCGGACTACGCCGCCATCGTAGGGCGCGCGGGCCTCGTCCTCGTGGTCACCGGCGCGCGCGCCGACGAAGGACCGTGTCGAGCACGTCGGTGACCTCGCGCAGCCGCAGCGCCCGGGCCAGGAGGAGGAACAGGGCCACGTCGAGCCCCGTGATCGCGACGCCCTGGGCGAGCGCGACCGGCCACGTCGGCGTGCCGGTGAGGTCGTGCAGGAAGAGCGCCAGGGCGAGGGCCGGCACCGTGGCCCCGACCGTCGCCAGCGCCAGGCGCACGAGGAACCGGACCAGCCGGGGCGTCTCCAGCCCGCCGGTGAGGCGGCGGAGCACGGCGTACGACACGAGCGAGCCGACGGCGTACGACGCGGTGTAGGCGAGCACCAGGGACGGGGAGGTGTGGGCGTCGTCGGTGCTGCGGACCAGCGCCACGGCCACGGCGATGTTGGTCAGCGCGACGGCGCACTGGATGAAGAAGACCGTGCGGGTGTGCTCGAGGGCGTAGAACCCGCGCAGCATCAGGTAGTGGACCGTGAAGAACACCAGCCCGGGCCCGAAGAGGGCCAGCGACGGGACGTAGAGGCCGATGTCGTCGCGCGCGGCCCCGTGGAGGATGACGTTCGCGACGTCGGGGGCCACCAGCGGCAGCAGCGCAGCGAACGGCACGACGACCGCGAGCGCCGTGCGCAGCGCCGAGGTCAGCGATCGGGCCAGCCCGGCGAGGTCGCCGCTCGCGGAGAGCGCCGAGAGCCGCGGCAGGATCGCGGTCGCCAGCGACACGGTGATGATCGAGTGCGGCACCATCATGATGAGGAACGTCGAGGAGTAGACGGTCAGGCCGGTGCCGTCGTCGCCGCCGGCGGTGCCGCCGGAGGCGAGGTTCACGACGACGAAGTACGCCGCCTGGTTGACCACCACGAAGAGCACGGTCCAGATCCCGAGCCGGAACGTGTGGCCGAGCCCGGTGCCGCGGAAGTCGAAGCGCGGGCGGTAGGTGAAGCCGGCCTTCTTGAGGTACGGCACCAGGATCATCAGCTGGGCCACGATGCCGAGCGTCGAGCCGAGGCCCAGGAGCAGCTCCTGGTGGGCGGTGAACGCCGACCGCAGCTGCGAGTCCGGGACCGGACCGAACGCGACGAGGTAGACGACCAGCACCGCCACCGAGATCACGTTGTTGGCGATCGGCGCCCACATCATCGGCCCGAAGCGGCGGCGTGAGTTCAGGATCTGGCCGACCAGCACGAACATGCCGTAGAAGAAGACCTGCGGCAGGCAGTAGCGCGCGAAGTCGACGACCGACTCCCGCTGGGCGGCCAGGGCCGGGGTGTCGTAGTCCGCGTCGAGGTAGAACGAGAGCACCGCCGGCGCCGCGACCACCAGCAGCACGGAGACCGCGCCGAGGAACAGCGCGGCGAGCGTGATCACCCTGTTCGTATAGGCCTCGCCGCCGTCCGCGTCGTCCTTCATCGCCCGGACCAGCTGGGGGACCAGGACGGCGTTGAAGACGCCACCGGCGAGCAGGATGTAGAGCGCGTTGGGGATCGTGTTGGCGACCGTGAAGATGTCGGCGTGCAGCGAGAGGCCCAGGGCCGCGGCCAGCAGGGCCGAGCGCACGAAGCCGCTCAGCCGCGAGACGACCGTGCCGGCCGCCATCACCGCGCTGGAGGCGAGGATCTTGCGGTCCTCGCGCTGCTGGGTCGTCTCGCCCGCCTCGGTGCCGGAGGGCGTCTCGGGGGCGCTCATGCCTGCCGCGCCGCTCGCGCCGCGGCGCGGACCCGGCGGAAGAGCCGGACCAGGATCGCGCCGAAGAGCAGGGCAACGCCGGTGCCGAGGATCACCCAGATCACGCCGCTGACCTGCGCGGAGCGGATCGGGACCTGGTCGCTGCCGCCCAGCGGCGTCCCGTCGACGTCCGTCACCACGAGCGTCACGTTGTGGACGCCGGGGCGCTGGGTCGAGGCGTTGAGGAGCACGGTCGTGCGCGCGCCCGGGCCGATCGGGATCGTCTCGGGCACCCGGATCTCCAGCGGCTGGTCGGACATCGCCTGGATGCTGACGGTCACGGGCTCGTCGAGGCCGTTGACCAGCGTCGCGGCGAAGCGGCCGCTGGCGCTCGACAGGGTGACCTGCCGCGGCGCCTCGATCCGGATCGTCGACATCTGGCTCTCCAGCCAGGTCCGGGCCGCGTCGGCGTCGGCCCGGCTCGCGTCGGGGTGGTCGCGGCCGGCGTACGACGCGGTGCTGTAGGCGCGGTCCGCGACCTCGTCGGCGACGCTGCTGTTCTCGGTGAGGACGTTCTGCAGCGTCTCGCCGGTGCGGATCAGCGAGTCGGTGGCGGCGAAGTTCGCGGCGTCCAGCTCGCGGCGTGCCTCGCGGCGCGGGTAGGTCAGGTCGTCGACGTCGGCCCTGCGACCGTCGCGGGCGCTCGCCGTGGCGACGCTCGTCAGGTGCAGCCAGCTGATGTCGAGCCCCTCGAAGAACCCGTTGGTCCGGGTGGGCGACCAGCGGCCCGGGAAGACCGCCACCAGCGGGCGGGTGCCGGGGGCGAGCACGCGCAGCGCGGCCTCGCTCACGATCCGCTGGCGCAGCGCCACGGGGCTGAGCGGGTCGCCGGGGCCGGGGCCGCCGGCCATCGCGCCCGAGGAGGTCGAGACCAGCGTCCGGCCGTCGACCTTCGCGACCGGGGGCGCCTGGCCGGGGAACATCCGGTCCGTGACCAGCGCGGTCGTGTCCTGGTCGACCAGGTCGAGCGCGTCCGCGTCCAGGTAGCCCGACGGGGGCGCGATCGCGGCGGTCATCGGCAGGTCCCACGGCGTCAGGTCGGTGCCGCTGCGGGTGCGGGCGCTGTCGTAGAGGGACGGGTTGCGCTCGGCCGCGGCGGCGACGTCGAGGTCGCCGTACGGCAGGGCCAGGATCTGGCTCGACTGCAGGCCCTCGTGCAGCCGGTCCAGCCAGGCGGCCGCGGCGTCACCGGCGGCGGCCGTGAGCGGGTCCGGCTCGGCGGCGTCGCCGCTCCCGTCGCCGCTGGCGCCGTCCGACGGCGAGGGGGAGGTGGGGGTGGCGTCGTCGGTGCCGACGCCGGCCTCGCCCTCACCCTCGGGGGGCGGGGTGGCGGCGAACGAGACCGGCGGGTTGCCGTCGACCAGCCGGCGCGCGGCATCCGGCACGCTGGGGTCGATCAGCCAGGTGAGCGGCCGGGACCCGGCCGAGGCGCCGAAGTCCACGAGGTCGCGCAGCTTGCCGTCGGGGGACAGCGCGGTGGTCCAGTCCTCGACGTCCTCGAGGCTGCCGTCGGCAGCGTAGGTGACGTCGCGGCGGATGGGCAGCACCAGCGCGGTGTCGACCTGCTTGCGCGTGGTGGGCACCAGCGGGACGAAGGTCCGGGCCCGGCCGTCCGCCCCGTCGACCCGCCCGTCCGGACCCTCGCCGAGGGCGTGCACGCCGAACCAGTAGACGCCCGGCTCCTGGGCCGGCAGCAGCGCCCGCGGCACCTTGATCGCGAACTGCTTGGTCTGGCCCGGCGCGAGCTCGTCGATCGTGGCGAAGGTGCCCGGGGCGGTGATCCGGTCGCCGACGTAGGCCGTCTCGGGCAGCGCGGCGCTCTCGGCCAGCTCCGCCGACGAGGTCATCGGCGTGGCGGACATGAAGGAGTAGGTGCGCACGTCGCGCCAGGTCTCGGTGTCCTCGTTGGTCACCGACCCGGTGATGCGCACGGGACCCTTGCGGGGGACGTACGACGGCGTCAGCGTGTCGATCGTGACCTGCAGCGGCGACTCGCTCGCGGCGAGCGCACGCCGCGTGGCGCGGGCCGCGTGGGTCGCGTGACGGACCCGGGCGGCGTGGGCGGCGGCCGGCAGCTCCGCGGCCAGGGTGGACTCCTCGCCGGTGCCGGCCAAGGGGTACGCCGTCGCCGGGGCCGCCGTGAGCATCGGCACCGCCGTCGCCACCACCGCCGCGAGGGCAGGCAGCAGCGAGGAGGGGCGAAGCACGCGCCGACTCTATCCGCCGGGCTCACCCCTTCGGGCCGCCACGGCGGCCGAGCGCGAGTGCGGTGCGGGGGCGCCGACCCCACTAGACTCGCCTCCCGTGCCCGACACCCCGCTCCCCCCGCTGCAGATGACCGAGGTCCAACGGTCCGTCGGCGTCGAGCTCGAGCGGATCGCCTCGGTGATCGACGACCTCGGCCGGCGCTTCGCCGACGCCGGCCACGAGCTCGCCCTGGTCGGCGGCCCGGTCCGCGACGCGATGCTCGGGCGCCAGCACAACGACCTCGACTTCACGACCTCCGCGCGCCCCGAGCAGACCGAGAAGCTGCTCGCCGGCTGGGCCGACGCGATCTGGGACATGGGCCGCGCCTTCGGCACCATCGGCAGCCGCAAGGGTCCCTGGCAGGTCGAGATCACGACGTACCGCTCGGAGTCCTACGACCCCACCTCGCGCAAGCCGGACGTGGAGTTCGGCGACACCCTCGAGGGCGACCTCGGGCGGCGCGACTTCACCGTCAACGCGATGGCGGTGCTGGTGCCGGGTCGCGAGCTCGAGGACCCGTACGGCGGCGTCGTCGACCTGGCCCACCGCGTGCTGCGCACCCCGGGGACGCCCGAGGACTCCTTCTCCGACGACCCGCTGCGGATGATGCGGGCCGCGCGGTTCGCCGCCCAGCTCGGCTTCACCGTCGACCCGGGCGTGGTGGCCGCGATGACGGCGATGGCCGACCGGATCGAGATCATCTCGGCCGAGCGGGTGCGCGACGAGCTGGTCAAGCTGATCTGCGCGCCGTACCCCCGCCTGGGCCTCACCCTCCTGGTCGAGACCGGTCTGGCCGAGCGGGTGCTGCCCGAGCTGCCGGCGCTGGCGCTGGAGCGCGACGAGCACCACCGCCACAAGGACGTCTACGAGCACACGCTCACCGTGCTCGAGCAGTCGATCGACCTCGAGTCGCGGCTGCCCGGCGGCGGGCCCGACTTCGTCTCGCGCTTCGCCGCGCTGATGCACGACGTCGGCAAGCCGCGGACCCGGCGCTTCGTGGAGGACGGCACGGTCACCTTCCACCACCACGACGTGGTCGGCGCCAAGATCACCCGCAAGCGGATGAAGGCCCTGCGGTTCTCCAACGACGAGATCGACGCGGTCTCCAAGCTGGTCGAGCTGCACCTGCGCTTCCACGGCTACGGCTCGGGGGAGTGGACCGACTCCGCGGTGCGCCGCTACGTCCGCGACGCCGGCGACGAGCTCGAGCGGCTGCACATGCTGACCCGCGCCGACTGCACCACCCGCAACCAGCGCAAGGCCGACCGGCTCCGCCGGACCTACGACGACCTCGAGGAGCGGATCGCCCGGCTCTCCGAGGAGGAGGAGCTCGCCTCCCTGCGCCCGGGCCTCGACGGCAACCAGATCATGGAGGTCCTGGGCATCGGCCCCGGCCGCGAGGTGGGCCAGGCCTACCAGCACCTCCTCGAGCTGCGGATGGACCGCGGCCCGATGAGCGAGGACGAGGCCCGCGAGGCCCTCCTCGCCTGGGCCGCCACCCGCTGACCGACCCACGGACGCCGAGTCGGCGCATCTGCAGGTCCGGGAGACGCCGAGTCGGCGCATCTGCAGACGCTGGTGCCCACGTGGCGGGAGTCACGGTGCGTTGTTGACACAGATTCAGTACGGTCGGTGGACCCGTCCCCGACCCCGGAGCCTCCCATGACTGCCACGACCAGCCCGATCGAAGCCCTCGAGGAGACCATCGAGGTCGCCGCCCCGCCCGCGACCGTGTGGTCCCTCGTCTCCGACGTCAAGCGGATGGCCAGCTGGAGCCCCCAGGTCGTGCGGACCTTCGTGCGCGGCGGCGGCCCCGTCCATCTCGGCACCCGCACCTTCAACATCAACCACAAGGGCCTGCTGGTGTGGCCCACCCAGGCCAAGGTCGTGCGCTTCGAGCCGGACCGCGAGTTCGCGATCCGGGTCAAGGACAACTACACGATCTGGTCCTTCACCCTCGAGCCCACGGCGACCGGCGGCACCACGATCACCCAGCGCCGCGAGACCCCCGACGGCATCTCCTCGATCTCCCTCAAGCTCACCGACAAGGTCCTCGGCGGCCAGCGCGACTTCAGCGCCGAGCTGCGGCGCGGCATGCGGCAGACGCTCGAGCGGATCAAGGCCGAGGCCGAGCGGGGCTGAGCCCCGCTCGGGGGTAGGGCTGCGCCGCGGGGCGGCGGGCTGGTCCCGCCCGTGGCCGGCTGCTCCTCGGTGGGCTGCGGGGGCCGCGCCCACCCGCCGCGGCGCTTGCTCCCAGGGACCGCCCGCACTGCCTGCTGCGGTGACTGATCTGTTGCGGGGCGGGCGGTGGGGTCGTTTGACGCGCCCACGGCGGGTGGGCGCCGCCCCCGCACCCCGCGTGGAGCGCGTCCGTGGTCGATCACGGATGTGAAGGGGAGGGACTGAGTCCGCTGCGGGGGCTCTGACCCCAGCAGGCTCACCGCCCCGGAAACCCCCACCCACCCGCACCCCTCGGGGACGGGCTCGGGCGCCAGCGGGCCCCGGTGACGGCGGCTCCCCGCACGCGCGGGGAGCCTAAAGGCAAGCCCTCCCCCACCGCCCGCCCCGCAGGGGATCCATCACCGCAGCAGGGTTGCGGGCGGTTCCTGGGCGCAGCCCAGCGACCGCGCGTGCGGGGAGCCGCCGGCGCCGGGGACCGGTGCGACGACTCCCACGCCGCGCAAAGAACTCGCCGACACCGGCGAGGACCCCCGCCCCCCCTCGCAGGGGTGACGGGGGTCCGTCGATCAAGGTGTCCGCGTCAGCGGACGATCCCGAACCCTTCGACGTACGCACGTCCGCGAGTCACGATCAGCTTGATCTGGTGGGTGCCCTTGCCCAGGCGGGTGAAGGCCTTGTGGGCCGTCAGGCGCGGGCGGGTGCGGTTGCCGGCGAAGGAGATGGTGCCGACCTTGCGGCCGTCGATCACGATCTTCGCCGCACCGCCGCCGGTCGCCCGGCCGAACCAGACGTCGACCTGCTGGCCCTGGAACTTCAGGTCCAGCACGTCCTT includes these proteins:
- the murJ gene encoding murein biosynthesis integral membrane protein MurJ, with the protein product MSAPETPSGTEAGETTQQREDRKILASSAVMAAGTVVSRLSGFVRSALLAAALGLSLHADIFTVANTIPNALYILLAGGVFNAVLVPQLVRAMKDDADGGEAYTNRVITLAALFLGAVSVLLVVAAPAVLSFYLDADYDTPALAAQRESVVDFARYCLPQVFFYGMFVLVGQILNSRRRFGPMMWAPIANNVISVAVLVVYLVAFGPVPDSQLRSAFTAHQELLLGLGSTLGIVAQLMILVPYLKKAGFTYRPRFDFRGTGLGHTFRLGIWTVLFVVVNQAAYFVVVNLASGGTAGGDDGTGLTVYSSTFLIMMVPHSIITVSLATAILPRLSALSASGDLAGLARSLTSALRTALAVVVPFAALLPLVAPDVANVILHGAARDDIGLYVPSLALFGPGLVFFTVHYLMLRGFYALEHTRTVFFIQCAVALTNIAVAVALVRSTDDAHTSPSLVLAYTASYAVGSLVSYAVLRRLTGGLETPRLVRFLVRLALATVGATVPALALALFLHDLTGTPTWPVALAQGVAITGLDVALFLLLARALRLREVTDVLDTVLRRRARR
- a CDS encoding CCA tRNA nucleotidyltransferase, whose product is MTEVQRSVGVELERIASVIDDLGRRFADAGHELALVGGPVRDAMLGRQHNDLDFTTSARPEQTEKLLAGWADAIWDMGRAFGTIGSRKGPWQVEITTYRSESYDPTSRKPDVEFGDTLEGDLGRRDFTVNAMAVLVPGRELEDPYGGVVDLAHRVLRTPGTPEDSFSDDPLRMMRAARFAAQLGFTVDPGVVAAMTAMADRIEIISAERVRDELVKLICAPYPRLGLTLLVETGLAERVLPELPALALERDEHHRHKDVYEHTLTVLEQSIDLESRLPGGGPDFVSRFAALMHDVGKPRTRRFVEDGTVTFHHHDVVGAKITRKRMKALRFSNDEIDAVSKLVELHLRFHGYGSGEWTDSAVRRYVRDAGDELERLHMLTRADCTTRNQRKADRLRRTYDDLEERIARLSEEEELASLRPGLDGNQIMEVLGIGPGREVGQAYQHLLELRMDRGPMSEDEAREALLAWAATR
- a CDS encoding DUF6049 family protein, whose product is MLRPSSLLPALAAVVATAVPMLTAAPATAYPLAGTGEESTLAAELPAAAHAARVRHATHAARATRRALAASESPLQVTIDTLTPSYVPRKGPVRITGSVTNEDTETWRDVRTYSFMSATPMTSSAELAESAALPETAYVGDRITAPGTFATIDELAPGQTKQFAIKVPRALLPAQEPGVYWFGVHALGEGPDGRVDGADGRARTFVPLVPTTRKQVDTALVLPIRRDVTYAADGSLEDVEDWTTALSPDGKLRDLVDFGASAGSRPLTWLIDPSVPDAARRLVDGNPPVSFAATPPPEGEGEAGVGTDDATPTSPSPSDGASGDGSGDAAEPDPLTAAAGDAAAAWLDRLHEGLQSSQILALPYGDLDVAAAAERNPSLYDSARTRSGTDLTPWDLPMTAAIAPPSGYLDADALDLVDQDTTALVTDRMFPGQAPPVAKVDGRTLVSTSSGAMAGGPGPGDPLSPVALRQRIVSEAALRVLAPGTRPLVAVFPGRWSPTRTNGFFEGLDISWLHLTSVATASARDGRRADVDDLTYPRREARRELDAANFAATDSLIRTGETLQNVLTENSSVADEVADRAYSTASYAGRDHPDASRADADAARTWLESQMSTIRIEAPRQVTLSSASGRFAATLVNGLDEPVTVSIQAMSDQPLEIRVPETIPIGPGARTTVLLNASTQRPGVHNVTLVVTDVDGTPLGGSDQVPIRSAQVSGVIWVILGTGVALLFGAILVRLFRRVRAAARAARQA
- a CDS encoding SRPBCC family protein yields the protein MTATTSPIEALEETIEVAAPPATVWSLVSDVKRMASWSPQVVRTFVRGGGPVHLGTRTFNINHKGLLVWPTQAKVVRFEPDREFAIRVKDNYTIWSFTLEPTATGGTTITQRRETPDGISSISLKLTDKVLGGQRDFSAELRRGMRQTLERIKAEAERG